AGCACATCTTTTATCCACCTTGTCAGATAATATTACTAAAGAATCTTCAGGCAAATAGGGGAGAGAATCAGTTAGATAGCCAGGAGTCACCAGCGGAACACATGCATTCCTTAAATTAGCTTTTTTATCTTTTATCCCTTCATCTATCATTACTTTTAGCACATGAGCCATTACAACGTCGAGCTGCCTCTTACCACATTTACAATTTCTAAAATGATTATCCATTTCATCTAAGTTAATCTGTTCTGCCAGAGGAGAGAATTTCCTTATTTTTTCTGTTTTACAATCGTTGCATGGTTTGTAGAATAACTCAATGTCTTCTAATACTTCCGAAACAGGCCTTATGCACGTATCTCCACACCTACACCTTACTTCCATATATTTAAATATGGATATTTCATGTAAAAGTACTATTCCATTTTTTTGTTATTCCAGGAGTTTGGTTCAGATTTATTTAGAAGGTAAGTGATTTTTTTGACCAGCTGAAAGTTAATTAAAAAAGAAAAATACTGAAAGTCTGATAATTCCTTTCATGATCAATTATTAAAAGGGACTACCACTCAGTTAATCTGCATCTAATTTACATCTTATCTGCACTTGGAAATTCAAATGTATTTTCAACTTATTCTTCTGAGATTTCTCCAATTTTTGCTCCAAGGTTGCGCATATCTTTGAAAAAATCAGGATAGGATATCGATACAGATTCAGTGGTGTCAATTGTCGTATTTCCTGCTACCATCCCTGCCAGTGAAAGGGCCATAACAATCCTATGGTCATCCCAGCCGTGAACTGCTGCTCCTTTCAGTTGCCCTCCTGTGATGGTCAGGCTGTCCTTTTCTTCTTTAAGTTTGACTCCCATCTTAGGAAGTTCGATTGCAAGGGCACGCAGGCGGTCAGTTTCTTTATATCGGACATGCTCAGCATTTTCTATCCTGCTGGTACCTTCGGCAACAGCTGCGAGGACGGTAATTGTCGGGACGAGATCAGGAGTAGCTCCGGCATCAAAGGTAATGGCTTTTAATTTTCTTCCCCCTCTTACGGTCACGATGCCGGCTTCTCTGTCCCATGTGATGTCTGCTCCCATCTGTTTCAGGGTTTCAATAATTAGTTTGTCTCCCTGTTTTGAGGGGAAGAGGTTTTTAACAGTAACTTCGGAACCCTCTGTCATAGCTGCAGCTGCAAGCAGGTAAGATGCCGAGGAAAAGTCGCCTGGAATAGTATATTCTTTGAGGTTGTATTTCTGCTTTCCAGGGATGATAAACTTCATGCCTTTATTCTCATCGGTGTGGATTTTTACTCCTGCCAGTTCAAGCATCTCAATGGTTACGTCCACGTAGGGTCTTGATTTCAGTTTTCCTATGATAGAAACCGTGGTATTGTTTTCTGCAAGGGGACAGGCAATAAGGAGAGCAGAGATAAACTGCGAACTTATAGAACCGTCAATACTCACTTCTTTTCCTTCAAGCCCCCCTTTGACAACAATAGGAGCTCTTTCGTTCCCTCGTGTAGAGCAGGCTTTTGCCCCCAGCCTATTGAGGACTTCTAGAAGGGGTCCGTTTGGTCGCGTGCGAAGGGAAGAATCCCCGGTAAGTACTGTAATTCCATCCGTGAGACCTGCTATTGCAGTCATGAGGCGGAGGGTTGTCCCTGAGTTTGCGGCATCAATTACATTATCAGGAACAGTGGGCTTACCGTTAAATCCGCGAATGATGAGATTTTCTTCCTCTTGTTTAACCGAGGCTCCAAACATCTCAGAAGCTCTGATTGTGGCAAGGGTATCGGCAGATAGCAGAGGACGGTGGATGACTGCTTCTTCAGATAGGGCTGCCAGGGTTATGGCTCTGTGAGTGTAACTTTTTGAGGGCGGGGCAAAGACTTCTCCTTTTACCGATGATTTATTGATCGAAACACGCATTTATAACAGGACTCCGGTTCTTTCTACTATTTATTCTAACTGATCTCTAGTTATATTGAATACTTTCTCTGATTTTACTTTGATCAGACTTTTCTCTTCGATTCAATAATCCGGATTTAGCGCACGCCTTTCACGATATTTTCTACCATGTCCCAGTCGTGGTCGTAAACATGGGCTGAAATGCTGACTGTGGTGATTACTCCGGGTTTCGCACCTACCCTTTCGGCAACGTATTCAAGGAGTCTGGAGAGCCCGTAAAGGTTTGCAGGGTAAGCTCCTCCAAAATCGTGGCTTCTGAAAAGGGTTGTAAGATGGACTTTTCCATCCCGGATCTTGAAGTCATCGAGTATCATGCAGGGAACTTCATTGACTTTTGTGTCCACAGGTGGGATCCAGGTGACAGCTGTAGCCCTTCTTGAAGTTGGACTCTCCTTCAGTTTTTCGATTACATATTCGATCTGGTCCACTTCCCCATTCCAGTTCCTGAGCCGTTGTCCATACGTATACTCAAAGTCCTGCACATTTTCGCCCGAGATTAACTGTTTTGCATATTCTTCAAGCCTTTCTTCATTCCAGGCGGTATCTTCGGGAATCCTGTCCGTATAGGGATCTTCGATTACCACCATCAAGTCCATAAATTCCTTTATCTGGCTCCCCCTCTCATCGGTAATTACCTGTCCGTGGTTCCAGATTATGTTAAGTCCGCGGTACCATGCATCAGAGATGTTCTTTGCTCTGATGATCCTGCCAATCTCAAACTTGTCTTCCATAAAAGTTCCCCCATTCGATAAGATAGGGTGTGGATAGTCAGTAAAATAACTTATTATTCCAAAAAATTTTTCAGCCTGATTTACCAGTCTTCTCTTTAGAGAATTTTTACAACATTAGATACGGACTGAGAAGTTTTGTTTACAGGACCTGGATTTTTTATCTTTCTGTTAATAAGCTCACTGTAAACAGATATTTTTACCGGTTCTCTTATTGACTGTCAGTCCTTTTCGTTTTATCTGTCATTTTCTTTTATAAGTGTTTTTTCTCTATGATATCTAGTAACATCTGTGCAACTTGATAGCATATAGCACGCCAAATTTAAAAAAATAACGGATAAGCTTTCAAAGAGAAAACGAGACAGGAAAATCAAATTTAAAATCTACGGAAACAAAAAACAAAAATGAAAAATAAAAAAGTGGAAAGAAAATAGAATAATCAAAAATCAAAGGAAAAATTAAAAGATAAAAAGGAAAAAAGAAAGTAAAAAAGGTTTTGAGAGCCTTAGAACCTCATTGTCCTCAGGCGTTTTACTCTCTCATCGGTTACCGGGTGAGTCCTGAAAAGAGACTGGATCGCTCCGCCCTTTAGAGGGTTGACGATAAACATGTGGGCACTGCTTTCCTTTGCCTGCACGTCTGAAACTCTTGGCCTGTAGTGGGAGTTTCCGTATTCGAGCTTTTCAAGAGCATCGGCAAGAGCCCAGGGTTTTCTGGAAATTTTGGCTCCTTCAGCATCTGCTGCAAATTCTCTCGACCTTGAAATTGCAAGCTGGATCAGAGTTGCAGCAATCGGTGCCAGAATGGCCATTGCGATAAGGCCTATGATTCCACCGTTATCGTCATCCCTGCCTCCGAAGCCGCCGAATATCGCAGCCCATTGTGCCCAGTGGGCAAGCATTGTGACAACACCTGCAAGGGTTGCAGCAATGGCACTTATCAGGGTATCCCTGTTTTTCACGTGTGCCAGCTCGTGTGCCAGTACACCTTCCATTTCTTCATAAGAGAGTAACTCAAGAATTCCGGTTGTAGCAGCCACAGCCGCATGCTTCGGATCTCTGCCTGTTGCAAAGGCATTTGGCATTCCGGATTCTACAATATACACTTTAGGTTTTGGTATTCCTGCCTTCATTACGAGCCCATCGACGATCCTGTGCAGGTTAGGGGCTTCCGCAGGGGAAACTTCTTTTGCCCTGTACATTTTTAGGACTATCTTGTCACTGTACCAGTAACTCCCAAAGTTGAGAATTACTGCAAACAGGAATGCGATGATCATTCCGCCTGTACCGCCAAAGTAGTCACCTATGATAACCAGGAGACCTGTAAGGGCGGCAAGCAGAACTGTAGTCTTAAGCATGTTCTTCATGACTTCTCACACGACGTCCTCCCGGGCTAACGTCCGGGTTTTCAGTCTTTGATTCATATATTCTGGACTTATTTTAGTAAGTTCGATCAAATAGAATCAACAATTAGTATTCTGTTTACAGATATATATTTTTTATCTCTTAAAAGAGAAATTTGCCTTTTTGTACTATTTTCGTTTCCTCTATCATCCAGATAATACTCCAAATTTTCATAAAATGGAAAGTTTATTCTCCATACGGGAAGTTTCATATTTGCACAAAAAGTTTCTTTATATCCTCTGTTGCAATCCCCAAATCTTAAACTTGCAACAAGTATTAAAATATCGGTTTAGATATATTTATATTTAATCCATTTTTGATGCCTATATTAGTTTGATTTCAAACTACTATATTGGGACTTCATGTATATATTTTTTATTGAAAGAGATTTTTTAGATTGCTCCATCTTCAAAATAATCTGTATTCATCTTCTTAACTTCGTATAATTTTATTTTTGAAACCTCCACATTATATTCGACCATCAGTCCTGCAAGTATTGTCACCCTTCAATTTCATACTTCAACTTTACCAGCCCACTTTCATACCTCTCCGTATCAACTATCTTGAGCCTGAACTCTTTTCCAATCCGATCAAATAGCGAAATCCCACTCCCAAGAATAATGGGAACAACAAAGA
The genomic region above belongs to Methanosarcina horonobensis HB-1 = JCM 15518 and contains:
- a CDS encoding thymidylate synthase produces the protein MEDKFEIGRIIRAKNISDAWYRGLNIIWNHGQVITDERGSQIKEFMDLMVVIEDPYTDRIPEDTAWNEERLEEYAKQLISGENVQDFEYTYGQRLRNWNGEVDQIEYVIEKLKESPTSRRATAVTWIPPVDTKVNEVPCMILDDFKIRDGKVHLTTLFRSHDFGGAYPANLYGLSRLLEYVAERVGAKPGVITTVSISAHVYDHDWDMVENIVKGVR
- the aroA gene encoding 3-phosphoshikimate 1-carboxyvinyltransferase — encoded protein: MRVSINKSSVKGEVFAPPSKSYTHRAITLAALSEEAVIHRPLLSADTLATIRASEMFGASVKQEEENLIIRGFNGKPTVPDNVIDAANSGTTLRLMTAIAGLTDGITVLTGDSSLRTRPNGPLLEVLNRLGAKACSTRGNERAPIVVKGGLEGKEVSIDGSISSQFISALLIACPLAENNTTVSIIGKLKSRPYVDVTIEMLELAGVKIHTDENKGMKFIIPGKQKYNLKEYTIPGDFSSASYLLAAAAMTEGSEVTVKNLFPSKQGDKLIIETLKQMGADITWDREAGIVTVRGGRKLKAITFDAGATPDLVPTITVLAAVAEGTSRIENAEHVRYKETDRLRALAIELPKMGVKLKEEKDSLTITGGQLKGAAVHGWDDHRIVMALSLAGMVAGNTTIDTTESVSISYPDFFKDMRNLGAKIGEISEE
- the htpX gene encoding zinc metalloprotease HtpX, which codes for MKNMLKTTVLLAALTGLLVIIGDYFGGTGGMIIAFLFAVILNFGSYWYSDKIVLKMYRAKEVSPAEAPNLHRIVDGLVMKAGIPKPKVYIVESGMPNAFATGRDPKHAAVAATTGILELLSYEEMEGVLAHELAHVKNRDTLISAIAATLAGVVTMLAHWAQWAAIFGGFGGRDDDNGGIIGLIAMAILAPIAATLIQLAISRSREFAADAEGAKISRKPWALADALEKLEYGNSHYRPRVSDVQAKESSAHMFIVNPLKGGAIQSLFRTHPVTDERVKRLRTMRF